gctgaatccggttagactggaagccgaccccaacatgattgggaaaaggctcggaggatgagaccTTTACGGTTGCTAACTAGCCACAAGCTCCTCTAAAGCTGAAAGCTGTAACAAAGGACGAATGTTTCTCGAACGTTTTTTTTGAACAAAGCCTGttcataaataaagattattacagtcataaaaatacgttttattaGGTAATAACAATGGTCACTATCGACCGCAAAGTGGGATAGGTCTAGACTACAAAGGGTATTGAATCATCGCTTACACGTCATTGAATGCCTTCATAACATACTataataagctatattattgttcTTTTTTCGTTCCAGCCGCAAGTCCCATTCCTGCGTCGTACCTGGCAGACAGGATCGGCACCAAGAAGACGTTACTCCTCGCTTCAGTGCCCTACATCATTGGTTGGATACTAGTGATGTTCGCAGGGAACGTACCCACGATATACGCGTCCCGTCTGATCTCAGGTCTCGGGTACGGAATTGCTTACACCACCGCGCCCATGTACCTCGGAGAAATCGCGTCCGATGACGTCAGAGGCGCCATGGCAACACTCATCACTGTCATGTCGAAGGTCAGTCTGCTACCCGAATTATGATCTCAAGGTCAATTGTACGAATGAGTAATTGAGTCGTACAGCTAATTTATTGTGACGTTTAAGCACTTTTCTGGGAATGGAGTGGCTATTCGGTTTTGCAAACGATTTTGGAGTACCTAGTAGGCGTATTATCAGGCATACCTACATACAGCCCACAAAGCAGTGGTTACGTGCCTGTGGTTTCCTTTTGTGAAACAATAGAATTCTTGGAcagattaggtacctatgtatgaatataatgaggaaaaaatatttaaaaatacaaactatTTTGAATACAGTAACTTTTGGCATTGCTTGGTACCTACTTGATAAACCTCAAACAAAGAAATTTGAGGAAAAAGTTAAAATCCACTGAATACATCCATCattgtagaaaaataatttagtaggCAAAGGAAAAAATAGTGTAGCAACATTAAAACTTAATCTGAGGAAATTCTGTATTCTTTATTGTGTTTATAGGTACCAACTTAGAATTCTTATTATCATATTGTTTActtgattttaataatagatagataaagctattattattttatctgctGTCAGGTTTGATCTCGATCTAGActaattaaaaacaagtttCAACAACCTCGATGTAAATATACAGTATAATCCGAAGATCTAAACACACTTTGTATGCGGTCGCTAATAAGTAGAAACACTCAAAGAGCATTAATTAATAACCTTGTTTCTATATTtcctattaatttattcatgctATAATATGTAtcagaaaatataaactttaatacctatttacataaataaaatgctatttTAGTTTGTTCAGATGTCTGTATCAGATAAAAGATTAAAGAAAATGTTCTCTCTCAATGTCTAAATATAAAACTGGCTTATTACCGTCCTAAAGTGCCTATTCGTCAATACAGTAGGAAgacttattaaaatatgattcCTCTATTTctgagatttttattattatatttttgagataAATTTTGGACTCAGATTTGATGGCGacttcttaattttaaaattacgatAAAATACTAGAGTTTTTAAACCATCGGTTTGTATGACAATTATAAAGACATTAACAAAACGTTATTTTACTCATTGCAATTAGTATATCCCTTACAAATAGATCAAAACTCctaaaacacaataaatcaaaatcaatatgTAGAATCGACCACATGTACAATCACTTTCAAGTGGGAATGCCTATACAATTTAATTGCTGAGAATACATTCTATCTGAGCCGACCAAATCCCGGAAAGCTTTGACATGATTCAAATTGCTATACCTACGCAATATCAGTCCACCTTTTGCAACTGTGGAAGTTCTTGGTATTATAGACTTTCAAATGGAATGGGTTATAAACCATCGTATGCACTTATGTAGCAATTTGTATGTCAAAGcttcatttcaaaattaaacactGGGAACCACATCCATAATTTTGCTATGCTGCTATTATTTCAATCCCAGTTAAACAACTAGATTAACGTTGTAATCATTATGTTTCAGTTTGGTATCCTGTCTCAGTATTGCATCGGGCCGTACGTGTCCATGCTTGGCCTGGCGAGCTTCAACATCGCCATACCGATCCTCTTCGTGGTGACGTTCAGCACCATGCCGGAGTCCCCATACTACTACATCAAACACGGACAGAAGCAAGAGGCTGAATCCTCGCTCAAAAAACTTAGAGGCAGAAGCTACGTCAGAGAGGAATTAGAAAGTATGAGCAACTTGGTCACAGAAAACATGAAGGAAAAAGGCCGGTGGAAAGACTTGTTCACTGTTGGAGGGAACAGAAAAGGCCTCATCATTTTGATGGGCATATATTTTACGCAACAGTTCTGTGGCAGCACGGCCATCATATCGTATGCTCAGCAGATATTTGGTGCAGCTGAAGGAGGATTGGGCGCCGAAGAATCTTGCATATTGTTCGGCACTGTGCAGCTCCTTACATCGGCGATGTCCTCACAACTAGTGGACAGATTAGGAAGAAAACCCCTATTACTTATATCATCATGTGGCGTCGGACTAGCCAACGTCATAATCGGGGCGTACTTCTTCATGAAACACCAAAACAGCGAGTACATCGTCAGTGTGAAATTCATTCCTATCGTTGTGAtaccaatatttatattctcaTATACCATAGGTTTAGCTACAGTGCCTTTCGCAATAACTTCGGAAATATTCCCCACAAACATTAAATCAAAAGCGACTTGTGT
The window above is part of the Helicoverpa armigera isolate CAAS_96S chromosome 3, ASM3070526v1, whole genome shotgun sequence genome. Proteins encoded here:
- the LOC110383773 gene encoding facilitated trehalose transporter Tret1, giving the protein MTNSRKWREYVTALSATLITAAAGTTVGWTSPTLPILLAPDSPIQTSADQSSWIASLMILCSAASPIPASYLADRIGTKKTLLLASVPYIIGWILVMFAGNVPTIYASRLISGLGYGIAYTTAPMYLGEIASDDVRGAMATLITVMSKFGILSQYCIGPYVSMLGLASFNIAIPILFVVTFSTMPESPYYYIKHGQKQEAESSLKKLRGRSYVREELESMSNLVTENMKEKGRWKDLFTVGGNRKGLIILMGIYFTQQFCGSTAIISYAQQIFGAAEGGLGAEESCILFGTVQLLTSAMSSQLVDRLGRKPLLLISSCGVGLANVIIGAYFFMKHQNSEYIVSVKFIPIVVIPIFIFSYTIGLATVPFAITSEIFPTNIKSKATCVIQIFVALMTFAVTKLYQVVADNLGNYVAFWGFGVLSVFGVIFILLQLPETKGQSFAAIQEKLYSPKKVVYEKGEDHMASVKITL